Proteins encoded together in one Monomorium pharaonis isolate MP-MQ-018 chromosome 8, ASM1337386v2, whole genome shotgun sequence window:
- the LOC105829422 gene encoding venom serine protease 34 isoform X1, with protein sequence MSNGLLHESCNYTQYLKPGMIHYVYNSDYPNVSNGRQHCKWIAKSDYRVRLTCNSFNIPWNFRCALDKLTVHVNDSAFQSYCGNETFSIESTGEFMTIELSTSFWSSGVKFLCELQAIDEIENDNCRCGWKKSTKIVGGLETGVNEYPMMAGLVDSLQKDVYCGATIISKKHVLTAAHCLTDKDTSSVGVLVGDHDLSTGADTNASHLLTVSKFDIYPLYNSETLENDIAIVMVNSVISFSEEVGPVCLPFQHQYDSFAGSYVDLLGWGTTQFGGTKSKTLQKGTVAVITYRECRRQYPNVSYSQLCTYEKGKDACQFDSGGPALWQNPATKREVLVGVISFGFGCANDKPGINTRVGIFMDWILYATPEINYCKSE encoded by the exons ATGTCAAATGGCTTGTTACATGAAAGCTGCAACTatacacaatatttaaaaccTGGTATGATCCATTACGTGTACAATTCCGACTATCCTAATGTTTCCAACGGCCGACAACATTGCAAGTGGATTGCGAAAAGTGATTATCGCGTTAGATTAACGTGCAATAGTTTCAACATTCCGTGG AATTTTAGATGCGCCCTGGATAAACTAACTGTACATGTGAATGATTCCGCGTTTCAATCTTACTGCGGCAACGAGACATTTAGCATAGAATCGACAGGAGAGTTCATGACCATTGAATTATCAACGTCATTCTGGTCGTCGGGAGTCAAGTTCCTGTGCGAACTGCAAGCGATCGACGAAATAGAGAACGACAATTGCAGATGCGGATGGAAAAAGTCG ACGAAAATAGTGGGAGGTCTGGAAACTGGCGTGAATGAATACCCCATGATGGCTGGTCTCGTTGATTCTCTTCAAAAAGATGTGTATTGCGGAGCGACTATCATATCCAAAAAACACGTATTGACTGCCGCACATTGCTTAACCGATAAAGACACAAGTAGCGTAGGCGTACTTGTAGGAGATCACGATCTCAGCACGG GTGCAGATACAAATGCCTCGCATCTCCTCACTGTGTCCAAATTTGACATATATCCTCTTTATAACAGCGAAACCTTAGAAAATGACATAGCTATAGTAATGGTAAATTCTGTCATAAGTTTCAGCGAGGAGGTCGGACCGGTTTGCCTTCCGTTTCAACATCAGTATGATTCCTTTGCAGGAAGTTATGTGGATTTATTGG GCTGGGGAACGACACAATTCGGAGGAACAAAGTCAAAAACGTTACAAAAAGGCACTGTAGCCGTGATCACGTACCGTGAGTGCCGTCGACAGTATCCAAATGTTTCATACAGTCAGTTATGCACTTACGAGAAGGGGAAGGACGCGTGTCAG TTCGATAGCGGCGGTCCCGCTCTTTGGCAGAATCCTGCGACGAAGCGAGAAGTTCTCGTGGGTGTCATCAGTTTCGGATTCGGTTGCGCCAATGATAAACCAGGAATTAACACGCGTGTCGGCATATTCATGGATTGGATCTTGTATGCAACGCCGG AAATCAATTACTGCAAGTCCGAGTAA
- the LOC105829422 gene encoding venom serine protease 34 isoform X2, which translates to MTIELSTSFWSSGVKFLCELQAIDEIENDNCRCGWKKSTKIVGGLETGVNEYPMMAGLVDSLQKDVYCGATIISKKHVLTAAHCLTDKDTSSVGVLVGDHDLSTGADTNASHLLTVSKFDIYPLYNSETLENDIAIVMVNSVISFSEEVGPVCLPFQHQYDSFAGSYVDLLGWGTTQFGGTKSKTLQKGTVAVITYRECRRQYPNVSYSQLCTYEKGKDACQFDSGGPALWQNPATKREVLVGVISFGFGCANDKPGINTRVGIFMDWILYATPEINYCKSE; encoded by the exons ATGACCATTGAATTATCAACGTCATTCTGGTCGTCGGGAGTCAAGTTCCTGTGCGAACTGCAAGCGATCGACGAAATAGAGAACGACAATTGCAGATGCGGATGGAAAAAGTCG ACGAAAATAGTGGGAGGTCTGGAAACTGGCGTGAATGAATACCCCATGATGGCTGGTCTCGTTGATTCTCTTCAAAAAGATGTGTATTGCGGAGCGACTATCATATCCAAAAAACACGTATTGACTGCCGCACATTGCTTAACCGATAAAGACACAAGTAGCGTAGGCGTACTTGTAGGAGATCACGATCTCAGCACGG GTGCAGATACAAATGCCTCGCATCTCCTCACTGTGTCCAAATTTGACATATATCCTCTTTATAACAGCGAAACCTTAGAAAATGACATAGCTATAGTAATGGTAAATTCTGTCATAAGTTTCAGCGAGGAGGTCGGACCGGTTTGCCTTCCGTTTCAACATCAGTATGATTCCTTTGCAGGAAGTTATGTGGATTTATTGG GCTGGGGAACGACACAATTCGGAGGAACAAAGTCAAAAACGTTACAAAAAGGCACTGTAGCCGTGATCACGTACCGTGAGTGCCGTCGACAGTATCCAAATGTTTCATACAGTCAGTTATGCACTTACGAGAAGGGGAAGGACGCGTGTCAG TTCGATAGCGGCGGTCCCGCTCTTTGGCAGAATCCTGCGACGAAGCGAGAAGTTCTCGTGGGTGTCATCAGTTTCGGATTCGGTTGCGCCAATGATAAACCAGGAATTAACACGCGTGTCGGCATATTCATGGATTGGATCTTGTATGCAACGCCGG AAATCAATTACTGCAAGTCCGAGTAA
- the LOC114253717 gene encoding protein Cep89 homolog, giving the protein MCRWLFKIFSSCLQRVCLQSSRGRCQIATTVPISTRKKNSRKISIGENDLEPVHKPLRCRRFHRTRRHSRVNGELEESADKSGNGNGVALPKRSGKHSVQKKIDKLIEENRMLTMKLEDSNVSPEIVAELQEKDSLISKISNKYHKLLKNHDSLQQEYEKVNALLGEREAEYHQLHTHHKKFTEALQKVEKTNSSLLTFNQRCKAENVQLNEDVLLLKNVIYRLNAELERYQDKLKESGLSVLSKNINDILDSKRPVDDIKTLSESWGSVNTHALGPLLDAYQESLTEKQELVNKYEEDITSFSARCKEVVVENECMQNEIEKLKSQ; this is encoded by the exons ATGTGCAGATGgctgtttaaaattttctccagCTGTCTGCAACGTGTTTGCCTTCAGAGCAGCCGCGGGCGATGCCAAATCGCGACCACAGTGCCGATAAGCACACGAAAGAAAAA CAGTCGTAAGATTTCAATTGGAGAAAATGACTTGGAACCTGTGCATAAGCCACTACGATGCAGACGTTTTCATAGAACCAGACGTCACTCGAGAGTCAACGGGGAACTCGAGGAGTCGGCGGATAAAAGTGGAAACGGCAACGGTGTCGCATTGCCTAAGAGGAGTGGCAAGCACAGCGTTCAAAAGaagattgataaattaattgaagaaaATCGAATGTTAACGATGAAATTGGAAGATTCAAACGTAAGTCCTG AGATTGTTGCTGAACTGCAGGAAAAGGATTCTTTGATATCAAAAATTAGCAACAAGTACCacaaattgttgaaaaatcaCGACAGCCTGCAACaagaatatgaaaaagtaAATGCTCTTTTGGGGGAACGCGAAGCAGAATACCATCAATTGCATACGCATCACAAGAAATTTACAGAAGCTTTACAAAAAGTAGAGAAGACCAATTCCAGTCTTCTGACATTTAACCAGAGATGCAAAGCTGAAAATGTTCAGCTAAATGAAGATGTATTGCTTCTCAAGAACGTGATATATCGATTGAATGCGGAACTTGAAAGATATCAGGATAAATTAAAGGAATCTGGACTAAGTGTCctatcgaaaaatattaatgacatACTAGACTCTAAGAGACCAGTGGACGACATCAAAACATTATCGGAGTCATGGGGTTCGGTGAATACACACGCGTTGGGCCCACTTTTAGACGCCTATCAGGAGAGCCTAACGGAGAAACAAGAGCTTGTAAATAAGTACGAGGAGGATATCACCAGTTTTAGTGCCCGATGCAAGGAAGTCGTCGTGGAGAATGAATGTATGCAGAATGAAATTGAGAAATTGAAATCACAG TGA
- the LOC105829420 gene encoding centrosomal protein of 89 kDa yields MISEDADLLKELNECYTRQTAHQKQKIHEIHSLYEQKVEAMSFDNNRLHEEYLASKTELSNLQGKYDVLYKEYEKLQNDNTKTMPIHVHNAAVEECRELFEKLKRQYETEKEKLSARIKELDESCGQNKTQLDVVTIERNQLKTLNKSFEKRLKRMQRKLEHFQKIAHSMQISRDSFKKQLRKTTLYCEELFSEYERMAAERDKLVALLHETENENASIHFLGDTITQRVGHLKDQLKIVHEGAKQQLALAEKNMKVQQLGVHRMKDEYHRELQRFKHLLKQKEETIGRLQKEINATRENLELVWKVTGKSSTDNKKVKEALKTVRIQHV; encoded by the exons ATGATATCCGAGGACGCGGACTTGCTCAAGGAATTGAACGAGTGTTACACGCGACAGACCGCACATCAGAAGCAAAAGATACACGAGATCCATTCGTTGTACGAGCAGAAGGTCGAGGCGATGTCGTTTGACAATAACAGACTTCACGAAGAATATCTCGCTTCCAAGACTGAATTGAGTAATCTTCAAGGGAAATACGATGTTCTTTACAAGGAATATGAAAAGTTGCAAAACGATAACACCAAAACAATGCCTATTCATGTACATAACGCCGCAGTCGAAGAATGCCGAGAATTGTTTGAGAAATTGAAGCGCCAGTATGAAACTGAAAAGGAAAAACTGTCCGCTCGCATTAAGGAATTGGACGAGTCCTGCGGCCAAAACAAAACTCAACTAGATGTAGTTACAATAGAGAGAAATCAATTGAAAACATTGAACAAAAGCTTTGAGAAGCGTTTGAA acgTATGCAGCGAAAGCTGGAGCATTTTCAAAAGATCGCGCATTCTATGCAAATATCTCGGGATTCTTTTAAGAAGCAGTTAAGGAAAACTACACTGTACTGCGAAGAGTTGTTCAGTGAATATGAGAGAATGGCCGCCGAACGGGACAAGTTAGTTGCACTTTTACACGAAACGGAAAATGAGAACGCAAGTATTCATTTTCTTGGCGATACTATCACTCAACGAGTGGGTCACTTAAAGGATCAATTAAAG ATCGTACACGAAGGCGCCAAGCAGCAGTTAGCACTGGCGGAGAAAAATATGAAGGTGCAGCAACTCGGAGTTCACCGGATGAAGGACGAGTACCACCGCGAGCTGCAACGCTTCAAGCATCTGCTGAAGCAAAAGGAGGAAACGATCGGACGACTGCAAAAAGAGATCAATGCGACCCGCGAGAACTTGGAACTCGTTTGGAAAGTCACCGGAAAGTCCAGTACTGATAACAAGAAAGTTAAAGAGGCGCTGAAAACCGTCAGGATTCAGCACGTTTAG